One segment of Rosa chinensis cultivar Old Blush chromosome 6, RchiOBHm-V2, whole genome shotgun sequence DNA contains the following:
- the LOC112170044 gene encoding glycosyltransferase BC10 translates to MQSRVVPLEEGKDPGVSTSRTNQTKALLPIRMLQLFVLFLAFCITFSVISIYTIRHFGISNVMTSVTSSVQPCFEEPTGLDRWIKPPSNLMHTMNDDELLWRASLSSRRKKYPFERVPKIALMFLTKGPLPLAPIWERFLKGHEGFYSVYVHSLPSFQPHFPPSSVFHGRHIPSQVAEWGRMSMCDAERRLLANALLDISNEWFILLSESCIPLYNFSVIYQYMRKSKHSYMGAFDDHGPYGRGRYNDNMAPEVKITQWRKGSQWFEVNRKLAVAIVEDTTFYPKFKEFCRPACYVDEHYFPTMLTIQAGNMLANRSITWVDWSRGGPHPATFGRGDITEEFMKRMLSSHRCTYNNRNSTMCFLFARKFAPSALEPLLQLAPKFLGF, encoded by the exons ATGCAATCAAGGGTTGTGCCATTAGAGGAAGGCAAGGACCCGGGAGTTAGTACTAGCAGGACGAACCAAACCAAGGCGTTGTTGCCGATTCGGATGCTTCAGTTATTTGTGCTGTTTCTGGCTTTCTGTATCACTTTCTCAGTGATTAGTATATACACCATTCGGCATTTTGGGATTAGTAACGTGATGACTTCAGTCACGTCCTCTGTCCAGCCATGTTTTGAGGAACCAACTGGTTTGGATAGATGGATTAAGCCGCCATCGAATTTGATGCACACTATGAATGACGACGAACTGTTGTGGAGGGCTTCTTTGTCGTCTAGGAGAAAGAAGTATCCTTTTGAGAGAGTTCCGAAGATTGCGCTTATGTTCTTGACTAAGGGGCCTTTGCCTCTGGCACCAATTTGGGAGAGGTTTCTGAAGGGGCATGAAGGATTTTATTCAGTCTATGTTCATTCACTGCCATCATTTCAGCCTCATTTTCCACCTTCCTCGGTTTTTCATGGGAGACATATTCCTAGCCAG GTTGCCGAATGGGGAAGGATGAGTATGTGTGATGCTGAGAGGAGACTTCTTGCTAATGCATTGCTTGACATATCCAACGAATGGttcattcttctttctgaaTCATGCATTCCTCTCTATAACTTCAGCGTCATTTACCAGTACATGAGGAAGTCCAAGCACAGCTACATGGGTGCGTTTGATGACCACGGCCCGTATGGCAGAGGACGCTACAATGATAACATGGCTCCTGAAGTGAAGATTACCCAGTGGCGTAAGGGATCCCAGTGGTTTGAAGTTAACCGGAAGCTTGCCGTCGCCATCGTTGAAGATACAACATTTTACCCAAAATTCAAAGAGTTCTGCAGACCAGCATGTTATGTTGATGAGCACTACTTCCCCACCATGCTAACCATTCAAGCAGGGAATATGCTAGCAAACAGAAGCATCACTTGGGTGGATTGGTCAAGGGGCGGACCTCACCCGGCCACCTTTGGCAGAGGAGATATCACCGAGGAATTCATGAAGCGGATGCTCTCAAGTCATCGTTGCACTTACAACAACCGAAACTCTACAATGTGCTTTCTATTTGCAAGAAAATTTGCTCCCAGTGCCTTGGAACCTCTCTTACAGTTAGCACCAAAGTTTTTGGGATTCTGA
- the LOC112168907 gene encoding CXXC motif containing zinc binding protein — protein sequence MVRFLLQIRAKLQSLTNLQPQGGCKDPDFTYLFKLKCEGCGELSEKEAGVRLNLGKRKGAPDLVRKCKFCEREGSVRMMPEHNRPLTQTGVYCPLMMFDCKGYEPVDFVFSGGWKVESVAGTTFDNVDLSKGKFAEYDERGERPVTISNLHATFTVLRPGYTCRW from the exons ATGGTGCGCTTCTTGCTTCAGATCAGGGCCAAACTCCAGAGCCTCACTAACCTTCAGCCCCAAGGAGGCTGCAAGGACCCCGACTTTACCTACCTTTTCAAG CTGAAATGTGAGGGCTGCGGAGAGCTAAGCGAGAAAGAAGCTGGTGTGAGATTGAACCTGGGCAAACGCAAGGGTGCCCCTGATCTAGTTCGGAAG TGCAAGTTTTGTGAGAGGGAAGGGAGTGTGAGAATGATGCCAGAACATAATAGACCCCTGACCCAGACAGGGGTTTATTGCCCCTTGATGATGTTCGACTGCAAGGGTTATGAGCCTGTGGATTTCGTTTTCAGTGGTGGGTGGAAGGTTGAATCT GTGGCCGGGACAACTTTTGACAATGTTGACTTGTCGAAAGGGAAGTTTGCTGAGTACGATGAGAGGGGAGAGCGTCCAGTTACGATTTCCAATCTCCATGCTACTTTTACTGTTCTTAGGCCTGGATATACATGTAGGTGGTAA